The Streptomyces sp. NBC_00775 genome includes the window GACCTTCCGCGTGTAGGCCTTGATGACTCCTTCGAGCGCGTCCGCGTGCTTCTTCAGCATCTTGTCGAGGAAGCGCCGGTTCTGCTTGGGCTGCACGCGCGGGGTCAGACAGCGCAGGGTCTCCTTCACATCGCCCCAGACCGCCAGGTCCAGCTTGGAGCGGCGGCCCAGACGCTCGGGGCGCACATCGACCTGGACGATCTTGACGTCGTCGGGCAGGAAGGCGTTGTACGGGAAGTCGGTGCCGAGCAGGATCAGCAGATCGCACTCGTGGGTGGCCTCGTAGGCGGCGCCGTAGCCGAGCAGTCCGCTCATGCCGACGTCGAAGGGGTTGTCGTACTGGATCCACTCCTTGCCCCGCAGCGCGTGCCCGACCGGGGACTTGATCTTCTCGGCGAACTCCATCACCTCGGCGTGCGCGCCCGCGGTGCCGCTGCCGCAGAAGAGCGTGACCTTCTCGGCCTCGTCGATCATCGCGACGAACTTGTCGATCTCGGAGTCGCCGGGACGGACGCTGGGCCGGGAGGTGACGAGGGCGGTCTCGGCGGGCTTGTCCGGGGCGGGCTCGGAGGCGATGTCACCGGGGAGGGAGACGACGCTGACGCCGCTCTGCCCGACGGCGTGCTGGATGGCCGTCTGCAGCAGCCTCGGCATCTGCTTCGGGTGGGAGATCAGTTCGCTGTAGTGGCTGCACTCGCGGAAGAGCTGGTCGGGGTGGGTCTCCTGGAAGTAGCCGAGGCCGATCTCGCTGGAGGGGATGTGCGAGGCGAGGGCGAGGACCGGGGCCATGGAGCGGTGGGCGTCGTACAGGCCGTTGATGAGGTGGAGGTTGCCGGGGCCGCAGGAGCCGGCGCAGGCCGTGAGCTTGCCGGTGATCTGGGCCTCCGCGCCCGCGGCGAAGGCGGCGGTCTCCTCGTGCCGGACGTGGATCCAGTCGATGGCGGAGTTGCGCCGGATGGCGTCGACGACCGGGTTCAGGCTGTCGCCGACGACTCCGTACAGGCGCTTGACGCCCGCGCGGACGAGGATGTCGACGAACTGTTCGGCGACGTTCTGCTTGGCCATGCTTCACGCACCTCTTCGCGATCCTTGGATCTCCGTCCCTTGGATCCATGAATTCACAGGGAGCGCGGTTACGCCTCCCAAACGGCCGCGGCCGTCCGATCGTCCGCGTACCCCTTGACCCGCACGAGGGTGTCCGCGAGGAACGCGGCGAGGCCGGGCGGTTCCCCCGCCGACCACCGCGTGGTCAGATGCCCGGCCAGTTCGGGTTCGCCGCGCAGCGGGTCCGCCAGACCGCCGGTGCAGAGCAGGAGCGTGTCACCCGGGCGGGCGACGGAGGCGCGGAAGCGGAAGGGGTCGCGGGGCGGCTCGGGAGC containing:
- a CDS encoding pyruvate dehydrogenase — its product is MAKQNVAEQFVDILVRAGVKRLYGVVGDSLNPVVDAIRRNSAIDWIHVRHEETAAFAAGAEAQITGKLTACAGSCGPGNLHLINGLYDAHRSMAPVLALASHIPSSEIGLGYFQETHPDQLFRECSHYSELISHPKQMPRLLQTAIQHAVGQSGVSVVSLPGDIASEPAPDKPAETALVTSRPSVRPGDSEIDKFVAMIDEAEKVTLFCGSGTAGAHAEVMEFAEKIKSPVGHALRGKEWIQYDNPFDVGMSGLLGYGAAYEATHECDLLILLGTDFPYNAFLPDDVKIVQVDVRPERLGRRSKLDLAVWGDVKETLRCLTPRVQPKQNRRFLDKMLKKHADALEGVIKAYTRKVEKHVPIHPEYVASVLDELADEDAIFTVDTGMCNVWAARYISPNGRRRVIGSFSHGSMANALPMAIGAQFTDRNRQVVSMSGDGGFAMLMGDFLTLVQYDLPVKVVLFNNSALSMVELEMLVAGLPSYGTTNKNPDFAAVARACGAHAIRVEKPRHLAGALKDAFSHKGPALVDIVTDPNALSIPPKISAEMVTGFALSASKMVLDGGVGRMVQMARSNLRNVPRP